TTCACCAGCAGGTTGCTCACAGATAATGTTGCTTTACTACGTTAGTTGCAGGTCACATACTTTGCACATACATTTGGATTCAAACATTGGCAGGCTTTGACTGAGCCTCTCGTTTGGAATGTTAGTTGGTGGTAGGTTCCAAGATGAGGCTCAAGCTGGATAATATCTTCTGTTCttctattttcaaaaaaattttgctTCATTTTCATGTATTCTTCTGCCCCTAACTAAAGTTAATTTTTCATCTATTGGTCTCTTAAAGCTAAGTTCGTTAGTTAGCATTAGAATTATAAGGCCTTTCTTTACAGTGCTGCAGTTTTTAGGTTTGTAGGTTGAGTATTCTGTCCATATTTGCATAAGATGTTTCCGAAGTGATCCAGGGGATTCGAGAATTCCACGCCGTGCAGGTTGAATTTTGATTGACCCCCAAGATATATGCAGCGGGATGCATTGATTAGGTGCATGCTAGCGAGTTGCATGCAGAAGGTGGGGGTTTTGTCCCACATCGCCAACACAAGGCATGAGCGATCAACTTATAAGCGTGGGTTGTCGCTgttattttgaaattttgaaacaCGCACACTTGAGAAATCGTCCTTGCAGATCGGGTCCATTTCTAGGTTCCTCACGTGTTGAGCCCGATGAGGGCCCTTACCTCTCCATaagcaattttttttacaatctTTTAAGCATTTTTCTTTTGCAGCAACAATATCTTCCTTCCTTGTAGATGTCACGGTGATTCATGCCCGTGTCCGTGTGGAGATCTAACAAAaatagaaactattttgctCCCCATACTTAACTGCGTGTAAGTATATACATTCAAAACTCATATAAACAagttatgaaaatatttatgattGTAACTAGGGTGGAGATATTTGAATTAATGAATTCCCTAAGAAGCAGCACATACCAAATTTATTTATGATAATTTTAGTAGTTCATTTGATGTAATCCAATTATTTTTAAGTAATTTTGCTTTTTAAACACGTGCCACATGTGTGCATGCTGAATGCTATCACTTATTATGAATTTACTTTATGAAGACTCCTCTCAATTTCAAATATCTGATTCCTTTGTTGATGCTCAACAGTTTCAACTTCTGAAATTTGATGTCTCCTGACAAGATGTAGATGCTGAATTTGAGATTACAGAAAGGTGGATAATGGAAATAGGTTTGCAGAGATTACCCAAAATATTACCAACATTACTGCAAATGTGACGTCTGGATGGAGCATTTTGAAGGAAGAATTCACATTTCCAGCTAGGAGTGCCCCTTTCAATAGTTATCATGCTTCCACTATTGTTCAGGTACATGGCCTCTGGTTGTAATAGCATTTTAAAGAAGATATGAGAATCTCTCACATATGAATTTTGCCTCATCAGATTGATGAAGGCTATTTTTTAGTGGCATATTTTGGTGGATCCATGGAAGGTGCTTTGGATGTCAAAATTTTGTTGTAGTGATATAGTGTGGGTTCAATTCATCCAGTATACTCAGTTTTTTTATGTTTGTTGTTTTTATCTAGAAGATTTGCTTTTACTAAaacattttatatttttagggTGGTCACTGGCATCCTCCGGCAGTGGCTGATGAGCAATTTGAGGTGCCTATATGAAATCCTATTCTGTTTCAGCTTCCCTCTGGTGAGCTACTTCTCTTTTACAATATTGGTCGAGAGGTCCAGGAGTACGATATTTATTAATGACCTTTTGGCCTCTTATCTCGCATAGAGTAGGCTGATTCAGAGAAATAGATACAAAGTTTGATTTTGTTGTAACTAAAATTTAGTGTGGTTATTTTTTTACAATATTGTTTTTTAAACATGTGCGTGCGGCACGTGCACCCTATTAGTTTACGCAAAGGAAACATTTGAATGATTAAAAATAGCGGTGATTAACCATGAATCGTAAATTCGTAATGTGACGCAATATGCCACTTACAACAACGTCCTCCTGTGTAGTCTTAAAAAAAACGTCCTCCTGAAAATATCACACGCGAACTCTAGAGAGCCCCTCTCCTACTCGGCTGCTCGCTTTGGGTCCCAAGACAAGAAAGCAAAAAAAGCCGGCCTTCTTGGGCCGCAAGCCGAACCGGCAGCACCGCCCCGCCGCAAGCACAAATACGCCGCATCTCCCCACCGCGGTTTTGATCGAGACGGACGGCCAGCCTTAAACCCTACTCGCCCAAACCCACGACCaccagccatggccgccgccgccgccgccgcgaaggcCGCCGCGAAGGCCGCGGCTGCAGCCATCTCCGCGGGGGCCGCCGTCGCgctctgcaccgagcgtgcccACGCCGAGGGGGGCACCCCCACGTTCCGCTTCCCGGGCTTCTCCACCCCCGCCCccgtccccgccgcgccgccgccgcatcagcagcccccggcgccggcgggagggcGGGGAGAGGAAGTCGCGGAGGAGGCGCCGAGGGTTTCGACTCAGCACCCTCGCACGAGTGCCGCAGGGTTCGATCCCGCGCCGCTGGAGCGCGGGGTGGAGGCGCTGAATAAGCTAAAGCAGGCGCCGGACCCGAAAAAGGTGGGATTTCTCGGCCGTTCATGTTATTCTTTTTTGTTCCGCGGCCGGATTTTGACGTGAGGATGTGTTTGTTGACCCGTGGTCGTGCAGTTGTTCGAGCTTCTGAAGAAGCAGGAGGAGACGCGCCAGCAGGAATTCATTGCGAAGAAAGCCGAGGAGCAGAGGTTACTGGCCCAGTTCGAGATTGTGAGACATCTCTCGTCTCATCACTGTTGGCCTTTACATTTGTTGTTCATGATGCTTTGGACGAATTAGCACTTCATCCAACTAACTTAACAGAAGCAAAGCCGTTTAATCCCAAGGAAATTGAAGAAAACTAGTTTGGAGGATTATcacttttaaaaaataattttgaggTTTTAAGATTGCTAAGGGTCAATTCTAGTGTATTCGATGCCTTCATGGAATCTCCACATTGACCGTTGCAAGTACTTAATCGCCATGGACTAATAGCCATAGTGCATTCCTGTTGGTGCTCTGATATTATTTTGTGTTGTAGTTAACAAACTGCTTCAAATGATTCTTTATGATATTCTGGTTTGTGCGACCATAAATATACGACCTGTTTGGTTTTAGCTTCTTGACTGATTGTCATACAAATGCAgggaatcagcacatgaaatgTTAGATATATTTATTCATTACTCTTCCCTTTTGGTGGTATTTTACAAGTCTGGCCTTATGCTCTGGCCTTATGCTAGCAATTAACTTCAATTGAGTTTGTGTATGTGCATTGGTCTCTTACTCATTAAAAATATTTCAGATCATGCCAAGCATATTTATTCAACAAATAGTGTGGATCTGTGATGCAGAgatgctaaattgatgtttaATGTGTCATTTTGCACGTGGAAAGTCTCCAGAACATAGTTTTTTTCCAAGAAAAATctttttttctatgattttcatGTGGCTGTATATTTGTAAAACATTTTGGTGAAAGTGATTTTTTTTGCAGCAAACATCCTAGGAAGGCACATTTTTTTTTAATTGGAGAGAGTTCTATTACATTAGTGTAACTTGTATTCTCATTTGTGCTTTGTTAGGTCATATGGATTAGATGCGCTTCTTTTGTAACATGAGCCATTTTGCAGGAGAAAAAACGGATAGATTATGAAGAAACTAAAAAACTTGAACAACAGCGAGCTAAAATAAAGTCACAGATGGCTCAATATGAGGATGACCTTAAAAGGAAGCGATTGCAGGCGGAGCATGAAGCACAGAGGGTTAGGAACCAGGAGCTTGTGAAAATGCAAGAGGAATCTGCAATTAGGCTAGAGCAGATCCGGCGTGCGACTGAGGAGCAAATCCAGGAACAGCGGAGACAGACAGAGAAGGAAAAGGCAAAAATAATGGAGGAAACTATTAAAAAGAAATCCATGGCAGATGCGGAGGCAAGAATACTTGAAACAAGACAAACTGAAGATGTGAAGAGGCGATTGCTTTTGGATCAGATAAAAGCTGACAGGGAGAAGTGGATCGAAGTTATAAATACAACCTTTGAGCATATAGGAGGTATGCCTCACTAAGTGATCAGTTCCTTATTGGATATTTCTGCAGTTCTTACTTTTATCATAAGCTATTTTTACTGTTTGTGTAACAAAATTTAGGTGATTTAATAAAACTTCCCAGATTTATCACTTTTGGTTTAAAACTGGTATTTGGATCAGGTATCACCTAGGGAATAATATTGTGGGTACCAGCATAATGCTACCTAATTTATATTGTATACAACCTTGTGAAGCTAGAGGGATTTATATGCTTATATTATGAAGCATCAGTGGAGGAAACATTGTCATACGGTCATGCCTTTGTTATGTGATATCTTTCCATTTTTCCCTTCAGGTGGTTTGCGAACGATATTGACTGATCAAAATAAGCTAGCTGTAGCCGTTGGAGGTTTAACAGCCCTTGCTGCGGGGATATACACAACGAGGTAAAGTTCGTAAATAGTGTGGTCTATATTTTGATTTTGGTATTCTAGCTGTGTAGAGGCTGAAAAGCCATAGTGCTAATGCACACCCTGTAGTTTTGAAGCAGGCTTTAGTTGTAATAACTTTgatatttcttagtgtttgtaAGTAGTAGTGAAGGAAATCTTACACGTGTATCTGCATTAGAGCTCATAAGGTATTGTATGAAACTGCTGCTGTAATCCACATTTAACTTGTAAAGTCAAGGAATATCAACTATGATGCTAGAATTACACCAGAATTAGAAATACACAGTCACATTGTAACGTCTCACCATGCTTCCACTAAATTTGCTCCTTTTGTTTGCTTTGGCTGATTCCTGTATTGACTACATTTTTCTTCAAGGTTTCAGGCATGCATTTTAGAACAAGGATAAAGATCTTATTCTTCATGTTTAATTATTGAATATACTgcatcatcatttttcttggagTTATTTTTTACTTTTCATTTGCACCCTAACTATTTTtcgttttattttcttttctgccAATTTAATACCCTTACATATTTTCCCCAGGGAGGGTGCAAGAGTAATCTGGGGCTATGTTGACCGTATTCTAGGTCAGCCATCATTGGTAAGGGAGTCATCAAGAGGGAGGTATCCTTGGTCTGGTTCCTTCTCACGTGCTACAAGTACCCTGACTAGCAAACTGAAGAATGGAAGCAACCCAGGGAAGAATGGGAATGGGTTTGGTGATGTTATTCTAAATCCTTCTCTCCAAAAGAGAGTGAAGCAGCTTGCTAATGCCACAGCCAATACAAAACTTCATCAAGCTCCTTTCAGGAACATGCTTTTCTATGGGCCTCCTGGCACAGGGAAAACAATGGCAGCACGAGAACTAGCTCGCAAATCTGTATGCTTCATAGACTGTACCTATGTTAAAACTATTGAAAATACTGGTATTATTGCTATCCCTCTAATGTTGTGACCATTTACAGGGATTAGATTATGCACTAATGACTGGTGGAGATGTTGCACCATTGGGGTCACAAGCAGTCACCAAGATTCATCAGTTGTTTGACTGGGCAAAGAAATCTAATAGGGGTTTACTCCTCTTCATTGATGAAGCTGATGCTTTCTTGTGCGAGTAAGTGAACCAAATCTTCAGATACTTACTCTTGTTTGAACCTCCATGGCACCATTTAAATTTGCAGTATCATAATTATTTCAGAGTCCTGAAATTCTCTTCTAAGATGCTATTCTTATAGCATGGCTGATACAATATAGTTTTTATGATTGATTGATAATTCAAATCTATCATTGATACTTTCAATGCTTGTACGAAATCACTCATCACGTCACAATCGCAGAGTCACCCTCCTATATAAACGAGTTTTCTGCTTGCTTTTTCCAATATGGTCTTTTCACAGCTTAGTTTTGTGGAAAATGCCGAGTGCTGTACAGTCCAACGTAGCCCAGTTCTCATTGGTTAACAGAATAATGCCTCATGCATACCAGCATATCTCTATTTGCTCTCCTTTATCTATCAgataaaagaagttgcaacttgtaaTAATTGTGCATGGCTTTGTAAGGCACCTGTCAGTATATTGCAAAAGAAGCACAGTGCACCAATTTTTTTCTGGCACCATTCAACTCTATTGTCATCTCTATACCAAAACAATTGAACTGTCTTGATCTAGCATGTTATGAGATCTTATTATATTTCAGGCCTCTTTTCTCATCCTTCACTTGCAAACTGTAGTGATATCTTAGACTGATTTTTTTTATACTTTCTCagactgatttttttttggtaCCCTGCAGGCGGAACAAGATTTACATGAGTGAAGCTCAAAGGAGTGCCCTGAATGCTCTCCTCTTCCGCACAGGCGATCAATCCAAGGATGTTGTCCTTGCACTGGCCACCAACAGGCCTGGTGACCTTGACTCTGCTGTTGCTGACCGTATTGATGAGGTCCTTGAATTCCCCCTGCCTGGGGAAGACGAGCGATTCAAGATCCTGAAGCTGTACCTGGACAAGTACATTGTCAAAGCCGGTGACAAACACGAGAAGAGCTGGCTCCGGTTCTTCCGAGGCCAGCCCCAGAAGATTGAGGTGAAGGGCATCACGGATGACCTGATCCGTGAGGCAGCTGCCAAAACTGAGGGCTTCTCTGGAAGAGAGATTGCAAAAATGATGGCGAGCGTCCAGGCTGCAGTGTATGGCAGCAAGGACTGCGAGCTCACTCCAGGCCTGTTCCGTGAGGTCGTGGATTACAAGGTTGCCGAGCACCAGCAGCGCAGAAGATTGGCTGGTGAGGAGCCGAAGCAGAATGCTTAGGAGTTAGGATGACCATTTTTTGCGTTCAGCCCCTTTTGCTGTGGCATATACTGTGTTTTTTCCCTGGATAAGATTGCCTAATGGAGCAGGTGCATATCTGCTCCGTTGTTATTCTTTGCTGCACTCTCTTACCCCACTAGGGGGTATGTTGGTTGTAGGCGATGGTATAAATTATAAGAGATGAGAATTACATGTGGTGACCGAAACTTTGGCGGTAGGTCACGCACAACAAGCTGGCAGGCAGTTTTGGTGAACTTGCATTCGCCTGCAATGGTCTGATTCACTGACAAATAATCAATGGTGGCTGTTTTTGACTTCTGTCTGGGCGttgttttacattttttttttgggtagcTGTGTATCACCGATCAGGCAGTGAATGAATGATCAGTTTCTTTCACCAACGTTCTGCGATGCACTCATCCACAACAATGTCGTGCGTTGTCGGTTCTCACAATCCAAAATTTTCAATGTACACGGGCTCTTCTGCAGGTTGAATCATTAGCACAAAGATAACGAAGAACGTTTCCGCTTGTTGTCACAACCGAGAATCCGCTCGCTGCCAGACACATCGCCAGAAGGCAAGACCGGCACCAATTTTGCTAGTACAGGTTGCAAGAAAATGGTGTTTCATTGAGCTGCATGCACGATGTCACTCAACAAAGTAAAATTACAAACAACGGAATCACCCAACAGACCAACACGAACAAAGCATCTCAGTAACCATTGCCTTCAATACATGCGCTGTATCTTCCCCCAAATGCCCTCAGTCGTATTTTATAGATACAATCCACACAAAAATTATGCGGTGTAGTTCCGGTTTTTTCAGACGTAACATTGCTGTATACAGCTCTGCTTGTGCCACCTGACAAGTGGAAGAGATACATGCCAGGGGGGCACAACACAGTCAAGATGGAAACTACAATATGATGGTAACACCCAGCTCAAGCTCATTCAGCAGAACTGTGGCTCACAGGGACATCACACTCGTCAAGAAGAGCTCGGATGTTGTGCTCAGGGGCACTTATGGAGGGCAATATCGCGCGTCTTGGAACTGCAGATCTCGACCTTGTGCTGCCGCTGTCAGACTCGAGCTGCGACCCTTCCTGCACGACCGGCAAGTCCGTCCTCACCCTCGCGCTGACTGAAGACATTTTCTCCTTCCATATCCTCCCATCCTAGCATCCATCATAtcatcatcaatgaaaaccatcAAGGGAACAATAAGTTTGAATGATCCAAAGTTTTGCTACAAAGGAAATGTCGAACTTCAAGTATATAAGAGAGCAGATTGTAAATGAGAAAGGTAAGATAAGATCCGGCATGTTTGTTATTGTTGTAGAAGATTACAAACTTGACTTACAAGACAAGATTACAACAACCTGACTAAGCCAAAGCCTATCACAACTAACTGAAGATGAGGAGCGTATCTTAACAGTTGTAACactaaattctttttttttaacgcAACTAACACTAAATTCTCAACAAAAGGAATTTTGCTTATATGACTCAACACTGAAGTCTGCAACACAAGAAAGTTTAATATGGTCTCTATTTAACACTGAAGACATGTTTTCTTCTCATATCGTCGCATCCTATACTAGCATACATCGATCAAGTAAGACCAATTAGACAACAATAAGTTTGCATTGTATGATGCTTTTGCTAAAAGGGAAATGCTGAACCTCAAGCATATAAGAGCAGATTATTAATGATAAAGGTAACACAAGAATTGAAAGCTTGTTGTTAGTGTAACACGAGAAAGTGCACTAATACGGTTTAACACTACATTCTGCACCACAAGAAAGTTTGCTCATATGTTTTAATTATAAATTCTGCAACACAACAAGAAGTTCACTGATACAGTTGTCTTTGTTAGCAACGTGATTCTCTCATGCAATTTGGGCTATGGACACCAAGAGGATGGCTTACATGCAGTATAGACGGCTCAGGAAGCGGGCATTTCAATGGTTGATCAAGGTTGACAGGCTCCACAGGGCGCTCCACAGGCTTGAACTCAACGCCAACCTCAATACCGTGAGGACTCTCTGCAGGAACAGCTGCCGGGTCAGACTCTCCAGTACTCATGTTGGGGGCCAGCGTCTCCACAACCTCCTGCATCATCATCAAAACGAAATTCCCCAGCAATCAGGCAAGATTAGTCCAAACAAGATGGGAATTACTAATTCCTTGCTTTACCGAGTCAAAACAAACAGACAACTTGACTGCGTAAATTTCTCATGAACTGATGGACAAATATGGAGACAAAACAAGCTCGCAACTTTCTCCAATTTTTGGGAAGCAACAAGGTCGATTAATACCAATTCTATCCTTCAGAACTAAGATCACCAAAAaccgaaagaaaaaaaaacatgctaaAAGCATCCGATTTTGAAGAATCAGAAGAGGAACAGAAAAGGCGAGCTACCGAGTGCTGGAGACAGCAGAATCTACCCATGAACGAGTACGGGATCAAACCAAACCAGCTCAAATCTGAGCCTTGGACGGCTTCACAAAACTAACGCTAACCTGGGGTTGACCTGATACGGTTATATATGCAGATCCCttcttggacttggggaagTAAATTACAGCAGAAACGACATGAAAGTACAAGTGAGCGCCATAGGGAAAGGAGGAGGGCGAAGGGAGAACTCACGGCCACGCTCTTGGAGCGGCGATGGGTGCCGGCGGAGAACCTGGAGAAGATTCCGACCATCGCCTCCTCGGCCCTGGCTTGCTTTCTCGTAGCTGAACGAAGCTCCCCTTTTCTTATGTAGCGGCCTAGCGGGAGGACGGGTCGATGCAAGTATACCAAGCTACTTTGGCTACACCTAGCTCTACCTTGCCTATGAGCTATTTATAATAACTAAAAAACTTTGCATTCGCCTAACACTTCGTGCCTGGCTACGATAAAGCAAAAGAGAGTAATAGCAATAGAAATAGCCAAGTAGTCCACTTTGGTCTGTCAATTGGATGAGGCCGCTAGGTCGCTAAGTCAGTCATTCAGTAAATAAAGGGGGTAATTCATTGGCGCGTAGCGTTTGCACGAAAGAAAGTTTTCGTCTCATTTTTTATTCTTGAAGTTTCATTCCGTCATTCCATTCATCTTTGAACCTGTTTACTATTAGGGAAGTAAACCCATTGTATCTAACTTGCGAGGGGATGCTACAAAAGGGTTTTCCCTGTAACATCCCGCCTCCTTGAGACCGGACCCGCTTACATCTGACTGCTTTCTAGAACATAAACTATTTTCATAAATCAACACATATTTTTTATGCACACTTTGTCTTCACTCATGCACACCCGGGAAGTatttcccggtcggtcacccatcccgaaATTGACCCATCCCGAAATTGCTCCGGGCCGAGCACACTTAACTTCGGAGTTCTTtcgagaccggcttccggaaaagaagttgcaacttgttgatatgagtatcctattaatcctattaaacTCTGGGCCAGAGTGTCACATACTCatccccttaagagaccgacgtcctcgtcggtcaatcccaagccaggaacgttctctcttggccacgtcccgtacgtccagtgccaacggcccatgtgccacgtccgtgcgtccagtgccaacggtccctgtgctacgtccgtgcgtccagtgccaacggcgcatcccagatgcccgcgcactgacccgccacgcgcccgtccacatgccggtggcatctgcgcccccacgcggccgtgctcatgcccgcgctgttgacgaccaaaattggcactggtcgaacagaccggtctgaccggtgcttgagagcggtctgaccggtctggcgacaccgatcggtctgaccggtgggtccgaccggtctgaccggtctacctggaatccgagtacaactagaactctttgtagatttagatctgtaataggatttcttgcgggataagtccaccccaccctataaatataaagggtcacggccgattaggggatccaatcgatcaaatcaatacaatttttatctttttacttttctcttgccctaacttttccaatctactatttgatgttcctccgtcgtctctatgtcgattgagggcgttctaggtggcctgccgaccctagaacaaccctacgtgcgtctgccccgacgggtcttcccgggctaacgttcgtaggcttcgtcaccgttctgccggcggcgaccggtctgaccgctccaagggaccggtctgaccggtctacgcaggaggcgctacagcgagctgcctcttcgcgccgcacgttcgagtgcgttcgtgtgttcgAGACACGTTCAAGTGCGTTCGAGACGC
This window of the Panicum virgatum strain AP13 chromosome 1K, P.virgatum_v5, whole genome shotgun sequence genome carries:
- the LOC120639549 gene encoding uncharacterized protein LOC120639549, with translation MVGIFSRFSAGTHRRSKSVAEVVETLAPNMSTGESDPAAVPAESPHGIEVGVEFKPVERPVEPVNLDQPLKCPLPEPSILHDGRIWKEKMSSVSARVRTDLPVVQEGSQLESDSGSTRSRSAVPRRAILPSISAPEHNIRALLDECDVPVSHSSAE
- the LOC120639530 gene encoding ATPase family AAA domain-containing protein 3-B-like; translation: MAAAAAAAKAAAKAAAAAISAGAAVALCTERAHAEGGTPTFRFPGFSTPAPVPAAPPPHQQPPAPAGGRGEEVAEEAPRVSTQHPRTSAAGFDPAPLERGVEALNKLKQAPDPKKLFELLKKQEETRQQEFIAKKAEEQRLLAQFEIEKKRIDYEETKKLEQQRAKIKSQMAQYEDDLKRKRLQAEHEAQRVRNQELVKMQEESAIRLEQIRRATEEQIQEQRRQTEKEKAKIMEETIKKKSMADAEARILETRQTEDVKRRLLLDQIKADREKWIEVINTTFEHIGGGLRTILTDQNKLAVAVGGLTALAAGIYTTREGARVIWGYVDRILGQPSLVRESSRGRYPWSGSFSRATSTLTSKLKNGSNPGKNGNGFGDVILNPSLQKRVKQLANATANTKLHQAPFRNMLFYGPPGTGKTMAARELARKSGLDYALMTGGDVAPLGSQAVTKIHQLFDWAKKSNRGLLLFIDEADAFLCERNKIYMSEAQRSALNALLFRTGDQSKDVVLALATNRPGDLDSAVADRIDEVLEFPLPGEDERFKILKLYLDKYIVKAGDKHEKSWLRFFRGQPQKIEVKGITDDLIREAAAKTEGFSGREIAKMMASVQAAVYGSKDCELTPGLFREVVDYKVAEHQQRRRLAGEEPKQNA